A genomic segment from Phalacrocorax aristotelis chromosome 16, bGulAri2.1, whole genome shotgun sequence encodes:
- the LOC142065255 gene encoding melanin-concentrating hormone receptor 1-like, which translates to MAPANSSRNFSAPEARNGSAAEKPAPYTNVIMPSLFSIICFLGIVGNLIVIYTIVKKKKLRCKQTVPDIFIFNLSIVDLLFLLGMPFLIHQLLGNGSWYFGAPLCTIITALDTNSQITSTNILTVMTLDRYLATVYPLKSTYVRTPCVAALVICLVWLLSFLTIIPVWMYAGLMPLEDGTVRCALLLPNPETDIYWFTLYQFMLAFAVPLIVICVVYFKILQHMATTVVPLPQRSLQLRTKRVTRMAVAICSAFFICWAPFYILQLVHLGIDTPSMAFFYAYNFAISLGYANSCLNPFLYIALSETFKHQFLVAIRPAKEPCRNSSSVNNNSMTEASVCLKLAPESTQQTQFLEDFSPRSLPVTVAVH; encoded by the exons ATGGCCCCCGCCAACTCCTCCCGCAACTTCTCCGCGCCGGAGGCTCGGAACGGCTCAG cagcagagaaaccaGCACCGTACACCAATGTGATCATGCCCAGCCTCTTCAGCATCATCTGTTTCCTGGGCATTGTGGGGAACCTCATTGTCATCTACACTATTGTCAAGAAGAAGAAGCTGAGATGCAAACAGACTGTGCCTGACATTTTCATCTTCAACCTCTCCATTGTGGACCTCCTCTTTCTCTTGGGCATGCCTTTCCTCATCCACCAGCTCCTAGGCAATGGCTCATGGTACTTTGGAGCTCCCCTATGCACCATCATCACTGCCCTGGACACCAACAGTCAGATCACCAGCACCAACATCCTTACAGTGATGACACTGGACCGCTACCTGGCAACTGTCTACCCTCTAAAATCTACCTATGTCCGGACCCCGTGTGTTGCAGCTCTAGTTATCTGCTTGGTGTGGCTCCTTTCCTTCCTGACCATCATTCCTGTGTGGATGTATGCAGGTCTTATGCCTCTGGAGGATGGGACTGTCCGCTGTGCTCTCTTGCTTCCCAACCCGGAGACTGATATCTACTGGTTCACCCTCTACCAGTTCATGCTGGCATTTGCTGTGCCATTGATTGTGATCTGTGTGGTCTACTTTAAGATCCTCCAGCACATGGCCACCACTGTGGTCCCATTGCCGCAAAGAAGCCTCCAGCTGCGTACCAAGAGAGTCACCCGCATGGCAGTTGCCATCTGCTctgccttttttatttgttgggCTCCCTTCTACATCCTCCAGCTGGTTCACCTCGGCATCGACACACCATCCATGGCCTTCTTCTATGCTTACAACTTTGCCATTAGCTTGGGCTATGCCAACAGCTGCCTCAACCCCTTCCTCTACATTGCCCTCAGCGAGACCTTCAAGCACCAGTTCTTAGTGGCCATCCGCCCTGCAAAAGAGCCATGTCGCAACAGCAGCTCTGTCAACAACAACAGCATGACAGAGGCCAGTGTTTGTCTAAAACTGGCACCAGAATCCACTCAGCAGACTCAGTTTCTGGAGGACTTTTCCCCACGTTCACTGCCTGTGACTGTGGCTGTTCACTAG